The Microlunatus soli genome contains the following window.
TGCTAGCCCGACAAGAAGCGGATTGACCGGCGTCGGTCCGGCCCCCTGGTCGACCATCAGGTCCAGCCCGACCAGCTGAGTGCAGATCACCCAGTCGATCATCGCGACCAGGACGGCGATCAGGATCGTCACCGCCCGCCGGATCCGCCTCGCCGCCGCCCCGCCTCGTACCGTTGCTTCGGTGGTCGTGGTGATCGGCGACGTCTCACTGCTGATGCTGTTCATGATCATGAACGCTAGGCAGTACGACGGCTGACCGGGTACGCCGTGTGTCAGGTTCGGACCCGTACAACTGTCACGGGCTGATCGGGGGTGCAGGATCAGTCGGGTGGGTGGGGGTGATCCGGTGTGAGACCACCCGGGTGCCGGCGTCGTCGTAGCTGAACTCGGCCGTCAACCGCTCACCGGCGAGAATCCTGGGCAGCCAGTAACGATCGTCGTCCCACATCCGATCCAGCGGGATCGCATCCACGTCGTACCACTGCGGTGCGAGCTCGTCGCTGGCCCGGACGGTGCCGGTCCAGGTGGCAGCCGTGAAGACGCTGACGATCGCGTCGGACGTCGGATCGGCCGGGAACCGGAACGTCAGGGTCGCAACCTGCTCGACGTCGGCTGCTGCGGCGATCACCCCGGTCTCCTCGCCGAGCTCCCGGATCGCAGCTTCCCGATCGGTCTCGCCGTCCTCGCGATGACCACCCGGGCCCATCACGTTGCCGCGCCCGAATCCCCGCAGCTTTTCGCCCAACAACACCTGCCGCGGCAACTCATCGCCACCACGGAAGATGTAGATCAAGGACTGGTGTGCGGCACTCACCAGGGCATCCTGCCAGCAACCGGGTCAGTCCTCGACAGTGATCGCCATCGCCGGGCACAGGATGGCGGCCTGCCGGACGTCATCGGCGATCTCCGGCGGCGGGTTCTCCTCCAGCAGGACGACGATGCCGTCCTCCTCACGCTGATCGAAGACGGCCTCGGCCGCGACCACACATTGTCCCGATGCGACGCACTTGTCCTGATCGATGCTGATCTTCATGAGTTCCTTTCGTGGTCACCAGGTGACCGGGAGAGCGCGCACACCGTAGACGGCAGCGTCGTGTTTGAAATCGAGAGTGGCTGGGTCGGCGGCCAGCGCCAGACCGGGGATCCGCCGGTACAGGGTGCTGTAGACGATCTGCAGCTCGGCACGGGCCAGCGGCTGACCGAGGCACTGATGGACTCCGAAGCCGAAGGCGACATGTCGGCGTGCGTCGCGGGTCAGATCAAGATCATCGGGCCGTTCGAACGCCTCCGGATCGCGATTGCCGATCTCGCCGGGGAAGATCACACCGTCGCCGGCCCGGATGATCTCGCCGGCGAACTCGATGTCCGCGGTCGCAACGCGCCGCCGTCCGTTGTGCGTGATGTGCAGGTAGCGCAGCAGCTCCTCGGTCGCCGAGATCGCGATCTGCGGGTCGCCGGAGTCGCGGAGCAGGGCGAGCTGATCGGGATGTTGCAGCAGCGCAAGTGTGCCGAGCGCGATCATGTTCGCCGTCGTCTCGTGTCCCGCCAGGAGCAGCAGCATGCCCATCTGTGCTGCCTCGTCCACCGTGAGTTCGCCGGCCCGGATCCGTTCCACCAGCCCGGACAGCAGGTCGTCGCCCGGCTGCTCCATCTTCGTGGTCAGCAGGTCGGACAGATACCGGGTGAGGTTGCCCATCGCGGTCCGGCCGGCTGTGCGGTCATCGGAGATGGTGACGATCGTCCGACTGTTCTCCTGGAAGAAGTCATGATCGTCGTACGGCACGCCGAGCAGTTCGCAGATGACCAACGACGGCAACGGCAGTGCGAAGGCCTGCACCAGATCCACCGGCCGCGGACCGGCCAGCATCCGATCGAT
Protein-coding sequences here:
- a CDS encoding cytochrome P450, yielding MTTTPTTRTDGVLSYPAARATGCPLDPAPALADLQRHGRLTRVRLSDGQTPWLVTRYDDQRTLLADSRMSSEAGRPGYPSPAATQEAAQQEAGQDGDGQQGSKISFILMDDPEHARLRRMVTAPFMVKRVRAMRPRIQQLVDELIDRMLAGPRPVDLVQAFALPLPSLVICELLGVPYDDHDFFQENSRTIVTISDDRTAGRTAMGNLTRYLSDLLTTKMEQPGDDLLSGLVERIRAGELTVDEAAQMGMLLLLAGHETTANMIALGTLALLQHPDQLALLRDSGDPQIAISATEELLRYLHITHNGRRRVATADIEFAGEIIRAGDGVIFPGEIGNRDPEAFERPDDLDLTRDARRHVAFGFGVHQCLGQPLARAELQIVYSTLYRRIPGLALAADPATLDFKHDAAVYGVRALPVTW
- a CDS encoding ferredoxin, producing MKISIDQDKCVASGQCVVAAEAVFDQREEDGIVVLLEENPPPEIADDVRQAAILCPAMAITVED
- a CDS encoding 8-oxo-dGTP diphosphatase is translated as MSAAHQSLIYIFRGGDELPRQVLLGEKLRGFGRGNVMGPGGHREDGETDREAAIRELGEETGVIAAAADVEQVATLTFRFPADPTSDAIVSVFTAATWTGTVRASDELAPQWYDVDAIPLDRMWDDDRYWLPRILAGERLTAEFSYDDAGTRVVSHRITPTHPTDPAPPISP